From Spea bombifrons isolate aSpeBom1 chromosome 6, aSpeBom1.2.pri, whole genome shotgun sequence, a single genomic window includes:
- the LOC128500195 gene encoding cytochrome b-c1 complex subunit 1, mitochondrial — translation MAASVCRAGSAVSKAFFKARTPSLLNLKRNQSAASYAQILQNIPDTQLTTLENGLRVASEESGQATCTVGVWIGAGSRYENEKNNGSAYFLEHLAFKGTKKRPQAALEQEVESLGAHLNAYTTREQTAIYIKALSKDLPKAVEILADIVQNSSLEDSQIEKERHVILRELQEIDSNKQEVAFDFLHATAYQGTSLGRTVVGPSENAKKLTRADLVEYVNTHYKAPRMVLAAAGGINHKELCDLAQRHFSGLSYNYESDSVPVLTPCRFTGSEIRARDDGLPLAHVAIAVEGPSWNSSDNVALLIANSIIGNYDVTYGGGKNLSSKLARTAAEHKLCQSYQTFNIRYSDTGLFGIHFATDKHNVEDMLHVAQGEWMRLCTSVTDGEVAQAKKALKTAMVAQLDGTTLICEDIGRQTLNYGHRISLEEWNSRIDAVSAKTVQEICSKYLYDKCPAVAGVGPIEQLPDYNRIRSAMYWLRF, via the exons ATGGCGGCGTCCGTGTGTAGAGCCGGTAGCGCTGTAAGCAAAGCTTTTTTCAAGGCCCGCACG cctTCTTTACTAAACCTGAAGAGGAATCAAAGTGCAGCATCTTATGCTCAAATTTTGCAGAACATTCCGGACACCCAGCTTACTACTTTGGAGAACGGACTACGTGTTGCTTCAGAGGAATCTGGCCAGGCCACTTGCACG GTGGGGGTGTGGATTGGTGCAGGCAGTCgctatgaaaatgaaaaaaacaacggCTCAGCATATTTTCTGGAACATCTGGCGTTTAAA GGAACTAAGAAAAGACCCCAGGCTGCTTTGGAGCAGGAGGTAGAGAGTTTGGGAGCTCATTTAAATGCATACACCACACGCGAGCAGACTGCTATCTACATAAAAGCCCTCTCCAAGGATTTACCCAAGG CTGTTGAAATATTGGCTGACATTGTCCAGAACAGCAGCCTGGAGGACTCTCAGATTGAGAAGGAGCGTCACGTTATCTTGCGTGAACTTCAGGAGATCGATTCCAACAAACAAGAAGTTGCATTTGATTTCCTTCATGCAACAGCTTACCAAGGAACATCTCTCGGCCGCACGGTTGTGGGTCCTTCTGAGAATGCAAA gaAGTTGACTCGAGCAGACCTTGTCGAGTATGTCAACACTCATTACAAAGCTCCACGCATGGTGCTAGCAGCAGCAggag gAATTAATCACAAGGAATTGTGCGATCTCGCTCAGCGTCACTTTAGTGGCCTGTCCTACAATTATGAAAGCGATTCTGTCCCAGTCCTGACTCCATGCAGGTTTACTGGAAGTGAG ATCCGTGCAAGAGATGACGGTCTCCCCCTGGCTCATGTTGCCATTGCAGTGGAAGGGCCCAGCTGGAATAGTTCTGACAATGTGGCCTTGTTGATTGCCAACTCTATCATTGGCAACTACGATGTGACATATGGAGGAGGAAAG aatctttCCAGTAAACTTGCAAGAACCGCTGCTGAACACAAACTGTGCCAGAGTTACCAGACCTTCAACATCCGTTATTCTGACACAGGGCTTTTTGGGATCCACTTTGCCACTGATAAACATAATGTGGAGGACATGCTGCATGTAGCCCAAGGAGAATG GATGCGCCTTTGTACCAGTGTTACAGATGGTGAGGTAGCACAAGCCAAAAAAGCTCTGAAGACTGCCATGGTAGCTCAGCTGGATG gaACCACCCTTATTTGTGAAGACATTGGCCGTCAAACTTTGAACTATGGTCATCGTATCTCCTTGGAAGAATGGAATTCAAGAATTGAT GCCGTCAGTGCAAAAACCGTGCAAGAAATCTGCTCCAAATACCTGTATGATAAATGCCCGGCTGTTGCTGGAGTTG gcCCCATTGAGCAGCTTCCTGACTACAACCGTATCCGCAGTGCAATGTACTGGCTCCGTTTCTAG